The region TGTCCGTGCATTTTGCCATGCCGCCCGCCGTGTCTGCCATCACCGCCATCGTCACTGACGTTGACCAGCACGAACGCTCATCCTGCGGCGAGGAGATCGTGGACATGGCCGACCTTCGTCAGGTCTGGGCGCAGATCCCCGATCCCCGCGATCGGGCGCGGGCGACGGCATCCGCTGGTGGTGATGCCGGCGCTGGTCCAGGCGGCGATCGTGTCCGGCGCGGTCTCCTACGCGGCGATCAGACACTGGATCGCCCGCGCACCCCAAGAGGTCCTCGAACATCTCGGGGCCCGGCGAGATCCGCGCCCCGGTGAGTTCCTGGCCCCGCATCCCGACACCGTGTGCCGGACGATCGCCCAAGTCAACGCCGCGAGCGTGGCTGCCGCCTACGCCGCGCACCGGGCCAGTCAACTGCGGGAACTGTATGACGACCCTGATGAGTTGATCCCGATGACCGTCGACGGCAAGACCCAGCGCGGCACCGCCACCCAGCGGCACACCCGCCCAGCACCGGCTTGGCGCGCAGTTGGCCGACGACGCCCTCATGGTCGCCACCCTCGACGTCGCCGGTAAGAGCAACGAGATCACCGCCTTTGCCCCGCTGCTGGACCAGATCGGCTGCCTGAAGAACGTCGTGATCAGTGCGGACAGGCTCCACACCCAGCGCGAGCATGCCCGCTACCTGCAACGGCGCCAGGCGTTCTACGTCTTCCCCGTCGGCGGCAACCAGGCGGGCCTGTTCGACCAGCTGGACGCTCTGGCCTGGAAGGACGTGCCGATCGAGTGGGTCACCTACGACCGCGGCCACGGCCGCACCGAGATCCGTACCATCC is a window of Microbispora sp. NBC_01189 DNA encoding:
- a CDS encoding transposase family protein codes for the protein MQQGPVERRFSRQPDLPEPRCPCILPCRPPCLPSPPSSLTLTSTNAHPAARRSWTWPTFVRSGRRSPIPAIGRGRRHPLVVMPALVQAAIVSGAVSYAAIRHWIARAPQEVLEHLGARRDPRPGEFLAPHPDTVCRTIAQVNAASVAAAYAAHRASQLRELYDDPDELIPMTVDGKTQRGTATQRHTRPAPAWRAVGRRRPHGRHPRRRR